From Carya illinoinensis cultivar Pawnee chromosome 5, C.illinoinensisPawnee_v1, whole genome shotgun sequence, one genomic window encodes:
- the LOC122310426 gene encoding uncharacterized protein LOC122310426 has translation MNGRGEVVGASGRGRPRGRAFRGRRLVPYSCRARWPRGARISSYHSPGDVEEASSDDSTQPPSHPWEPPCAATTLVAEPDSVTSPIIRPEPDRVQIGVDIPTEPNLVTSPNIEANPASCQIGEDIPTEPVVNQAQRRRGRGPAKYTEFEKLRKHGKVLLKINNGETAPCCSNANMFTTRLTWIVKHHCDMSYPRWSDVPQAHKDELIDRVRGDFELDWELENHRLTVTKQLRKRFNAFHHELHRIYLSYANHDEALANGTVLVSPLVWVKLCGRWGSEAFKVCVKGGQ, from the exons ATGAACGGCCGAG GCGAGGTAGTGGGAGCTAGTGGCCGTGGTCGGCCCAGAGGCCGAGCATTCCGTGGTAGAAGATTGGTGCCTTATTCATGTCGAGCCCGGTGGCCTCGGGGTGCTCGGATTAGTTCATACCATTCACCAGGAGACGTGGAGGAGGCTAGCTCAGATGACTCTACCCAACCCCCAAGCCATCCATGGGAACCACCGTGTGCGGCCACAACATTGGTGGCCGAGCCTGACAGCGTCACCTCACCCATTATAAGGCCAGAGCCTGATAGAGTTCAAATCG GTGTGGACATCCCCACAGAGCCTAACTTAGTGACCTCACCCAATATAGAGGCAAATCCTGCTAGTTGCCAAATCG GTGAGGACATCCCTACGGAGCCTGTAGTGAACCAGGCGCAGAGGAGACGTGGACGTGGGCCAGCCAAGTACACTGAATTTGAGAAATTGCGGAAACATGGAAAGGTGTTGTTGAAGATAAACAATGGAGAAACAGCACCATGCTGTTCAAACGCCAACATGTTTACAACACGATTAACATGGATAGTCAAACATCATTGTGATATGAGTTATCCAAGATGGAGTGATGTTCCCCAAGCACATAAGGATGAGTTAATCGATCGTGTTCGG GGTGATTTTGAACTTGATTGGGAATTGGAGAACCATCGATTGACAGTAACAAAACAGCTTCGGAAGCGCTTTAATGCATTTCACCATGAACTCCATaggatatatttatcatatgccAACCACGACGAAGCATTGGCTAATGGTACTGTTCTAGTTAGCCCCCTTGTTTGGGTGAAGCTATGTGGTAGATGGGGTAGCGAGGCGTTCAAGGTATGTGTCAAGGGTGGTCAATAA
- the LOC122310427 gene encoding uncharacterized protein LOC122310427 yields MGHRRLLPTDHMWRTRKALFNGKEDLRMPPTMVEGADLLTQLQMLGDIHFGKSRRKRKRTAEELNWTKKSIFFKLPYWSTLRLRHNLDVMYVEKNISDNILGTFMNIPGKTKDNANSRRDLEILGFRKELHLKREGERVTMPHASYTLHGDEKNKFCEWLAEVKFPDGFAANITHCVSILVHLPREAILRGPVQYRWMYPFERYLGKFKQYVKNKALPEDRNIDSVEEETIDGFKIFNQKLRPLGMANNVQLEVELHTAAIWEHYDKCRVSNPNSVDRMHQTEFPIWFKQRVLDQRNNNPLEVSQDLYALACGPDRWVASYAACIINGKRFHTKSREIHRRSQNCGVLVTGDQATDNVDFYGVINDVVELHYMGGRRVYLFSCDWFDVGDKKRGVRVDDHLTSVNFNRTWYKDEPYVLACQASQCFYIRDIRAKGNWYVVQKYNNRNVYDIPPVQRVLDSNDGESSDDDAYQENESPYDYPLLHCDASLVSTPLSRIDIEPTHIDARDHMEPGGPCRNSPDFIHDGMVPSGSGDAYGDWEDSDEDPSTEEDSDSE; encoded by the exons atgggacatcgACGTCTCTTACCGACAGATCACATGTGGCGAACGAGAAAAGCCTTGTTCAACGGTAAAGAAGATCTTCGCATGCCACCAACTATGGTTGAAGGAGCGGATCTTTTAACTCAACTACAAATGCTTGGAGAtattcattttggaaaatcTCGTAGGAAGAGAAAACGCACTGCGGAAGAGTTGAACTGGACAAAGAAAAGCATCTTTTTCAAACTACCTTATTGGTCAACTTTGCGGCttagacataatctagatgttaTGTATgttgagaagaatatttctgATAACATATTGGGCACTTTTATGAACATTCCCGGCAAGACAAAAGATAACGCTAATTCCCGGCGTGACTTAGAGATCTTGGGCTTCAGAAAGGAATTACATTTGAAACGTGAAGGTGAACGTGTTACAATGCCACATGCATCATACACATTACATGGagatgaaaagaataaattctgtgAGTGGCTTGCTGAGGTTAAATTTCCAGATGGGTTCGCTGCCAATATCACGCATTGTGTATCTATAC TTGTACACTTACCCCGTGAGGCTATTCTCAGAGGTCCAGTTCAATATCGGTGGATGTACCCATTTGAGAGGTATCTGGGAAAATTCAAGcagtatgttaagaataaagcacttccagaag ATCGCAACATTGATAGTGTTGAAGAGGAGACTATAGATgggttcaaaattttcaaccagaaacTTCGTCCTTTGGGTATGGCTAATAATGTGCAATTAGAAGTTGAACTCCATACAGCAGCGATTTG GGAACACTACGACAAATGTAGGGTGTCAAACCCAAATTCTGTAGATCGCATGCACCAAACTGAGTTTCCAATTTGGTTCAAGCAACGT GTTCTGGACCAGCGTAACAACAATCCACTTGAGGTGTCTCAAGATTTGTATGCGTTAGCTTGCGGTCCTGACCGTTGGGTTGCATCATATGCTGCCTGCATTATAAATGGTAAACGGTTCCATACGAAGTCTCGTGAAATTCACCGGCGTTCACAAAATTGTGGGGTATTAGTAACTGGTGACCAAGCTACTGATAATGTAGACTTTTATGGTGTTATCAATGATGTTGTGGAGTTACACTACATGGGAGGTCGTAGAGTATACTTGTTcagttgtgattggtttgatgttggtgataaGAAACGGGGGGTACGAGTTGACGATCATTTAACTAGTGTCAATTTTAATAGGACCTGGTATAAGGACGAACCATATGTGTTGGCATGCCAGGCTTCCCAGTGTTTTTACATTAGGGATATAAGGGCGAAAGGGAACTGGTATGTTGTGCAGAAGTACAATAATAGGAATGTGTATGACATTCCTCCAGTGCAGAGGGTTTTAGATAGTAATGATGGCGAATCAAGTGACGATGATGCCTATCAAGAGAATGAGTCCCCATATGACTATccacttttgcattgtgatgcaAGTCTAGTGTCAACTCCACTTAGTAGGATTGATATAGAACCTACCCATATTGATGCACGAGACCACATGGAGCCGGGTGGTCCATGTAGAAATTCACCAGATTTTATTCATGATGGTATGGTTCCATCTGGttctggagatgcttatggtgaTTGGGAAGATTCAGATGAGGACCCATCCACCGAGGAAGACTCTGACTCAGAATAA